The Sinomonas sp. P10A9 genome includes a window with the following:
- a CDS encoding ABC transporter substrate-binding protein gives MKSPTANSGTKRSRIHVPASVATAALLLAVTACTPATSAASAVSPGGTAGQDAGVPALEVNQAAAQLLPESIKATKVLRVAIPTNEPPTQFYREGTQEMTGANPDVARLIGEALGVKVEIQVANFDSIIPGIAAGRYDMTVSSMTPTAERMKVLDFVDYMQMGSTVAVAKGNPLGLNEESLCGKKVGVLTGSYQLTVDVPDFDKACTDGGKDKIQTNEFQDTRQAVSALTSGRLDAVLADSPILNFAATQNPQIEIAAKYGFAPVGVGMPKDSGLVKSVSVALTTVIKSDSYVKALGKYGLESSAIADARVNFAQ, from the coding sequence ATGAAATCCCCAACCGCGAACTCTGGCACGAAACGCTCCAGGATCCACGTCCCCGCCTCCGTCGCAACGGCAGCACTGCTGCTTGCCGTCACGGCTTGCACCCCCGCAACGTCCGCCGCTTCTGCGGTGTCGCCGGGCGGGACCGCGGGGCAGGACGCGGGCGTCCCGGCGCTCGAGGTCAACCAGGCTGCGGCGCAGCTGCTCCCGGAATCGATCAAGGCGACTAAGGTCCTGCGCGTAGCCATCCCCACCAATGAGCCGCCGACCCAGTTCTACCGGGAAGGCACTCAGGAGATGACGGGTGCCAACCCCGATGTCGCACGCCTGATCGGAGAGGCGCTCGGAGTGAAGGTCGAGATCCAGGTAGCCAATTTCGATTCCATCATCCCGGGGATCGCGGCTGGACGGTATGACATGACTGTCTCCTCGATGACCCCGACGGCGGAGCGCATGAAGGTGCTTGATTTCGTCGACTACATGCAGATGGGCAGCACCGTCGCAGTCGCGAAAGGCAATCCGCTGGGGCTCAATGAGGAGTCCCTCTGCGGCAAGAAGGTCGGAGTCCTGACCGGTTCCTACCAGCTCACGGTCGACGTCCCGGATTTCGACAAAGCGTGCACGGACGGCGGCAAGGACAAGATCCAGACGAACGAGTTCCAGGACACTCGTCAGGCTGTTTCGGCCTTGACCAGCGGACGCCTCGACGCCGTCCTGGCAGATTCGCCCATCCTGAATTTCGCCGCAACGCAGAACCCACAGATCGAGATCGCCGCCAAGTACGGCTTCGCGCCGGTCGGCGTCGGTATGCCGAAGGACTCCGGCTTGGTCAAGTCTGTCTCCGTCGCCCTCACCACCGTGATCAAGAGCGACTCCTATGTCAAGGCCCTTGGAAAGTACGGACTTGAATCCAGCGCCATTGCCGACGCCCGCGTCAACTTCGCCCAATAG
- a CDS encoding amino acid ABC transporter permease — translation MQQHTIPDTRQSPPTAPGDSIPVVPLRHPVRLAIAVVLILVAFSAAWDVAVNQRYHWDVVVSYLFAPQIMTGAGLTILLTVVSMSVGISLGTVLAIMRLSANPIVKTISRAYIWFFRGTPLLVQLIFWYNIAALYPVIAVGLPFGGPSVVIGSANVLVSPLGAALLGLSLNEAAYMAEIIRGGIGSVDKGQYDAARALGMNGNKLMSRVILPQAMRVVLPPTGNQVISMLKGTALVSVLAISDLLYSAQIIYANNYQTIPLLIVASLWYLLMTTILSFFQTRLERRYGRGFDVSPRRTSRRKTRTAR, via the coding sequence ATGCAGCAACACACCATCCCCGACACAAGGCAAAGTCCTCCTACCGCCCCGGGTGACTCCATCCCGGTCGTGCCGCTCAGGCACCCCGTCCGCCTCGCAATCGCCGTTGTCCTCATTCTTGTCGCGTTCAGCGCCGCGTGGGACGTGGCGGTGAACCAGCGGTACCACTGGGACGTCGTTGTCTCCTATCTCTTCGCCCCGCAGATCATGACAGGAGCCGGGCTCACCATCCTCCTCACCGTGGTGTCGATGAGCGTCGGCATTTCCCTGGGCACGGTCCTGGCGATCATGCGGCTCTCAGCGAACCCGATCGTCAAAACCATCAGCCGGGCCTATATCTGGTTCTTTCGCGGCACCCCGCTGCTTGTGCAGCTGATCTTCTGGTACAACATTGCAGCCTTGTATCCGGTGATCGCCGTCGGGCTGCCTTTCGGCGGACCCTCCGTGGTCATTGGCTCGGCGAACGTGCTCGTCTCTCCGCTTGGTGCGGCCTTGCTGGGGCTGTCATTGAACGAGGCCGCCTATATGGCCGAGATCATCCGGGGCGGCATCGGCTCCGTAGACAAGGGCCAGTACGACGCCGCCCGGGCTCTGGGGATGAACGGCAACAAGCTCATGAGCCGGGTCATCCTCCCTCAGGCGATGCGCGTCGTCCTACCACCGACCGGCAACCAGGTCATTTCGATGCTCAAAGGCACCGCGCTGGTCAGCGTCCTGGCAATTTCGGACCTGCTGTATTCGGCGCAGATCATCTACGCAAACAACTACCAGACCATTCCGCTGCTCATTGTCGCTAGTCTCTGGTACTTGCTCATGACAACCATCCTGAGCTTCTTCCAAACCAGACTCGAACGACGCTATGGTCGCGGCTTCGACGTGTCGCCGCGACGCACCAGCCGACGGAAGACAAGGACAGCCCGATGA
- a CDS encoding RidA family protein: MTRHQVLTDLAPTSAGPYSQAIAANGFLFTAGQTPHDPVTGRTVGTTIGEQTVQAMKNLAAVLEAHGLDFSHVVRATVHLHHPGRDFAGFNASYEEFVVPPYPARTTVGSFLGDFLVEIDVVAELREPSRDFDSRLPRLRLGTTGSGGVERFKHAPDEALAVESGQ, translated from the coding sequence ATGACTCGACATCAGGTACTCACCGACCTCGCACCCACCTCCGCTGGACCGTACTCCCAGGCCATCGCCGCCAACGGCTTCCTCTTCACGGCGGGCCAGACACCCCACGACCCCGTCACCGGCCGCACCGTGGGGACCACCATCGGGGAGCAGACGGTGCAAGCCATGAAGAATCTGGCTGCGGTCCTGGAGGCGCACGGCCTGGATTTCTCACATGTCGTCAGGGCAACGGTGCATCTGCACCATCCCGGCCGCGACTTCGCAGGATTCAATGCGAGCTATGAGGAGTTCGTTGTGCCCCCGTACCCGGCACGAACCACAGTGGGTTCGTTCCTTGGCGACTTCCTCGTCGAGATTGACGTTGTGGCGGAGCTGCGGGAGCCGTCTCGGGACTTCGATAGCAGGCTGCCCCGCCTGCGACTGGGAACCACGGGAAGCGGCGGAGTCGAACGGTTCAAGCATGCGCCGGACGAGGCGCTGGCCGTGGAATCGGGCCAGTAG
- a CDS encoding glycoside hydrolase family 13 protein, whose translation MATPRTVHHPETALGQHWFHSAVVYQIYPRSFADSNGDGVGDLGGVINRLDYLGHLGVDVVWLSPVYRSPQDDNGYDISDYQDIDPLFGSLADLDELIAGLHERGMKLVMDLVVNHTSDEHPWFAESRASKESPKRDWYWWRPPRPGHEPGTPGAEPNNWASFFSGPVWEFDEATGEYYLHLFSKKQPDLNWENPEVRRAVYAMMNWWLDRGVDGFRMDVVNFLSKDPALGDAPATEGQPYSHDRSGYVCGPRIHEFLQEMHREVFASRAPGLLKVGEMPSVTLEDAVLFTDPARAELDMVFQFEHVNLDHLDGNKWRPGALRLTDLKASLGRWQSGLADRGWNSLYWGNHDQPRAVSRFGDDGAYRELSAKMLAGVLHLHRGTPYIYQGEELGMTNMAFTGIDAHRDIEVLNHYREATSGLGLDPIEVLAAIAPLNRDNARTPVQWDAGPAAGFSTGTPWIVVNPNAVEINAADQVDREDSVFSFYRQLIRLRHELPVIADGDFTMLLPNHEAVYAFTRRLGAAELLVLGNFSGDPQQVDVGDPGWADADLLLGNYSGSPSLDLRPWEFTCRLRTADGG comes from the coding sequence ATGGCAACTCCACGCACGGTGCATCATCCCGAGACCGCCCTGGGCCAGCATTGGTTCCACAGCGCGGTCGTCTACCAGATCTATCCGCGCAGCTTCGCGGACTCCAACGGCGACGGCGTCGGGGACCTCGGCGGCGTCATCAACCGCCTCGACTACCTCGGGCACTTGGGCGTGGATGTCGTCTGGCTCTCGCCCGTGTATCGCTCCCCGCAGGACGACAACGGCTACGACATCAGCGACTACCAGGACATCGACCCCCTCTTCGGGTCCCTCGCCGATCTGGACGAGCTCATCGCAGGCCTGCACGAGCGCGGCATGAAGCTGGTCATGGACCTCGTGGTCAACCACACCTCGGACGAGCACCCCTGGTTCGCGGAGTCCCGCGCCTCCAAGGAATCTCCCAAGCGCGACTGGTACTGGTGGCGCCCGCCGCGGCCCGGCCACGAACCGGGCACGCCCGGGGCAGAGCCGAACAACTGGGCATCGTTCTTCTCCGGCCCGGTCTGGGAATTCGACGAGGCCACCGGCGAGTACTACCTCCACCTCTTCTCGAAGAAGCAGCCGGACCTGAACTGGGAGAACCCCGAGGTGCGGCGGGCCGTCTACGCGATGATGAACTGGTGGCTGGACCGCGGCGTGGACGGGTTCCGCATGGACGTCGTCAACTTCCTCTCCAAGGACCCGGCGCTGGGGGATGCCCCGGCCACCGAGGGCCAGCCCTACAGCCACGACCGCAGCGGCTACGTTTGCGGCCCGCGCATCCACGAGTTCCTCCAGGAGATGCACCGCGAGGTGTTCGCCAGCCGTGCCCCGGGACTGTTGAAGGTCGGCGAGATGCCCAGCGTCACGCTCGAGGACGCTGTCCTGTTCACCGATCCGGCGCGTGCGGAGCTGGACATGGTCTTCCAGTTCGAGCACGTGAACCTTGACCACCTTGACGGCAACAAGTGGCGGCCGGGCGCACTCCGCCTCACCGACCTCAAGGCCTCCCTCGGGCGCTGGCAGTCGGGGCTCGCGGACCGGGGGTGGAACAGCCTCTACTGGGGCAACCACGACCAGCCGCGCGCCGTCTCCCGCTTCGGCGACGACGGCGCGTACCGCGAGCTCTCGGCGAAGATGCTCGCTGGCGTCCTGCACCTTCACCGCGGCACCCCCTACATCTATCAGGGCGAGGAACTGGGCATGACCAACATGGCCTTCACCGGGATCGACGCCCACCGAGACATCGAGGTCCTCAACCATTACCGGGAGGCCACGAGCGGGCTTGGGCTCGACCCGATCGAGGTTCTCGCCGCCATCGCGCCGCTCAACCGCGACAACGCGCGCACTCCCGTCCAGTGGGACGCCGGCCCTGCCGCCGGCTTCAGCACCGGGACGCCGTGGATCGTGGTGAACCCGAATGCGGTGGAGATCAATGCCGCCGACCAAGTTGACAGGGAGGACTCCGTCTTCAGCTTCTACCGCCAGCTCATCCGCCTCCGCCACGAACTGCCGGTGATCGCCGACGGCGACTTCACGATGCTCCTGCCGAACCACGAGGCCGTCTACGCTTTCACCCGGCGACTGGGCGCGGCGGAGCTGCTGGTCTTGGGCAACTTCTCCGGGGACCCCCAGCAGGTGGACGTTGGCGACCCAGGCTGGGCGGACGCGGACCTTCTGCTCGGGAACTACTCCGGCAGCCCCAGCCTGGACCTGCGCCCGTGGGAGTTCACCTGCCGGCTGCGGACCGCGGACGGTGGTTGA
- a CDS encoding amino acid ABC transporter ATP-binding protein gives MSTAMVEAQGVRKSFGSTEILKGIDLKVERGSVTCLIGPSGSGKTTFLRCINHLEKVDAGRLYVDEHLVGYSERNRRLYEMKERQTARSRLNAGMVFQRFNLFPHMTVLENIVEAPIHVLGRPRNEVVVEAQSLLDRVGLGNRRHSYPQELSGGQQQRIAIARALAMKPKLMLFDEPTSALDPELVGEVLDVMKSLAEAGMTMVVVTHELGFARQVSDQIVFMDQGVVVESGRPADVLGDPQHERTRAFLSKVL, from the coding sequence ATGAGTACCGCCATGGTGGAGGCCCAAGGAGTGCGCAAGAGCTTCGGCTCGACCGAAATCCTCAAGGGCATTGATCTGAAGGTCGAACGGGGCTCCGTGACCTGCCTCATCGGCCCATCCGGCTCGGGGAAGACGACGTTCCTCCGGTGCATCAACCACTTGGAGAAGGTCGATGCCGGCCGCCTGTACGTCGACGAGCATCTGGTCGGCTATTCCGAGCGGAACAGACGCCTCTACGAAATGAAGGAGCGGCAGACGGCGCGTTCCCGGCTGAATGCCGGCATGGTCTTCCAACGCTTCAACCTCTTCCCGCACATGACCGTGCTGGAGAACATCGTGGAAGCACCGATACATGTCCTAGGACGCCCGCGGAACGAAGTGGTTGTGGAGGCGCAGTCTCTGCTGGATAGGGTCGGTCTTGGGAACAGGCGACATTCCTATCCGCAGGAACTCTCGGGCGGGCAGCAGCAGCGGATCGCGATTGCACGCGCACTGGCCATGAAACCCAAGCTCATGCTCTTCGACGAACCAACATCGGCGTTGGACCCGGAACTCGTGGGCGAAGTGCTCGACGTCATGAAGTCCCTGGCCGAAGCCGGAATGACCATGGTGGTCGTCACGCACGAGCTGGGCTTCGCGCGCCAAGTCAGCGACCAGATCGTCTTCATGGACCAAGGCGTGGTCGTCGAAAGCGGCAGGCCCGCGGACGTCCTGGGCGATCCGCAACACGAACGCACCCGGGCCTTCCTCTCCAAGGTCCTCTAG
- a CDS encoding AAA domain-containing protein, protein MIDPRAEAVLLRSAGAEGGGWQDRTAEVGAYRVDGDRTLVRFGRSDTTYRYGVGKVLVLRRPQQAVLSDGMWVEVHGRRIRDATAAYRFSGSAGTWVRIFWGRGAGEAHRLFPEQAVRISGGVEQTPRAADVMAYWRKIVAALPVGKDGPNPLQYPYSQLGAVHPDSVLARYLRGEPIGGGEPCAAAIFPFSSNVSQRSAVETALRSPVSVIEGPPGTGKTQTILNIIASLIAQPGLSVGVVAFSNSAVDNVREKLEKAGVGYTVANLGREEKRREFYGGQAARNSTVEEMLAAPPAEPPDPVEVTALGRELESLQRSEWALAALRRDAAAHRLEREHFEEFLRGQTAPDLGGLPLLRRSSSTMLDLLAEMAVEMRRPRGFQWFRDLRRWFKYGSLRGLRAETTDVVLALQRAFYDRRIEELDAEIAAHEQTLRDGDLRGLLGRHRELSVRVFHAGLRQRYQGRRRVEHPVGASRRDFRTFSADYPVILSTCHSLRGSIGEDQLLDYLIIDEASQADLLTSALALASCRRVVVVGDERQLPPIIEERAAEAAAPPAAPYDYRSHSILSALRQLYGEQLPVTLLREHYRCDPAIIDFCNEKFYGGQLIPLKPGPPAERPMVLVRTAEGNHMRQFSDGGRVNQREIDVIVNEVLPELCAGVPGAEIGITTPYRRQGDQLTTALRSRGIESDTVHKYQGREKRVVIMSAVLDDTASGRRGVQFADDARLVNVAVSRASERFILVTGHRMLPTSRNLRDLMGYIRYRDPAQLVDSAIVSVFDLLYRDYSARLRPLAERLRGDIAQRSEDIVWTVVRELLDREPYLGFKAVPQVLLRHLVPAGADLSEREAEFVRRGSSVDILVYNGITRVPLLAIEVDGFAFHADSPVQRARDALKDRILGGIGLPLLRLPTTGSGEAELIKAALDRALERTA, encoded by the coding sequence GTGATAGATCCTCGCGCTGAGGCGGTCCTCCTGCGGTCTGCTGGTGCGGAGGGCGGCGGCTGGCAGGACAGGACAGCCGAGGTCGGCGCCTACAGGGTCGACGGCGATCGCACTCTCGTGCGTTTTGGCCGCAGCGACACGACCTACCGCTATGGCGTCGGGAAGGTCCTCGTGCTCCGCAGGCCCCAGCAAGCCGTCCTGTCGGACGGTATGTGGGTCGAGGTCCATGGACGCCGGATCCGCGACGCAACAGCCGCCTACCGTTTTTCCGGAAGTGCCGGTACGTGGGTGCGGATCTTCTGGGGCCGCGGCGCAGGCGAGGCGCATAGGCTCTTCCCCGAACAGGCCGTGCGCATCAGCGGCGGCGTGGAGCAGACGCCCCGCGCGGCGGATGTCATGGCGTACTGGCGCAAGATCGTCGCAGCCCTGCCCGTAGGGAAGGACGGCCCCAACCCCCTGCAGTATCCGTACAGTCAGCTGGGAGCCGTGCATCCCGACAGCGTGCTCGCCCGGTACCTCAGAGGCGAGCCGATCGGCGGGGGAGAGCCCTGCGCTGCCGCGATCTTCCCGTTCTCCTCGAACGTCTCCCAGCGCTCCGCGGTGGAGACCGCGCTGCGCTCGCCGGTGTCCGTGATCGAGGGGCCGCCCGGAACGGGAAAGACCCAAACCATCTTGAACATCATCGCGAGCCTCATCGCCCAGCCCGGCCTGAGTGTGGGCGTGGTCGCGTTCAGCAACTCGGCCGTGGACAACGTTCGCGAGAAGCTTGAGAAGGCGGGGGTGGGGTATACCGTCGCCAATCTGGGCCGGGAGGAGAAGCGGCGCGAATTCTACGGCGGCCAGGCCGCCCGGAACTCCACCGTGGAGGAGATGCTGGCCGCTCCGCCTGCAGAGCCGCCCGATCCTGTCGAGGTCACCGCCCTCGGCCGCGAGCTAGAAAGCCTCCAGCGTTCGGAATGGGCGCTCGCCGCGCTGCGTCGCGATGCCGCCGCACATCGGCTCGAGCGCGAGCATTTCGAGGAGTTCCTCCGAGGCCAGACCGCCCCCGATCTGGGTGGGCTGCCGCTCCTCCGGCGCTCGTCGTCCACGATGCTGGACCTCCTCGCCGAGATGGCTGTTGAGATGCGGCGGCCTCGCGGCTTCCAGTGGTTCCGGGACCTCCGCCGCTGGTTCAAGTACGGCTCTCTCCGTGGCCTGCGGGCTGAAACCACCGATGTGGTCCTCGCCCTCCAGCGCGCCTTCTACGACCGGCGTATCGAGGAGCTCGACGCGGAGATCGCGGCCCACGAACAGACGCTCCGCGACGGCGACCTGCGCGGCCTTCTGGGGCGGCACCGGGAGCTCTCGGTTCGGGTCTTCCACGCAGGTCTCCGCCAGCGGTACCAAGGGCGCCGGCGGGTTGAGCACCCAGTGGGCGCGAGCCGCAGGGATTTCCGGACCTTCAGCGCGGACTACCCGGTCATCCTCAGCACATGCCATTCCCTGCGTGGCAGCATCGGCGAGGACCAGCTCCTCGACTACCTGATCATCGACGAGGCCTCGCAGGCCGACCTCCTCACATCGGCGCTCGCCTTGGCGTCCTGCCGCCGCGTGGTGGTGGTCGGCGACGAGCGCCAGCTGCCGCCGATCATCGAGGAGCGCGCCGCCGAGGCCGCCGCCCCGCCCGCGGCTCCCTATGACTACCGGTCCCACAGCATCCTGTCGGCACTGCGCCAGCTGTACGGCGAGCAACTGCCCGTGACCCTGCTGCGCGAGCACTACCGCTGCGACCCGGCGATCATCGACTTCTGCAACGAGAAGTTCTACGGGGGCCAGCTCATTCCGCTCAAGCCCGGGCCTCCCGCGGAGCGGCCCATGGTCCTGGTCAGGACGGCGGAGGGCAACCACATGCGCCAGTTCAGCGACGGCGGCCGGGTCAATCAGCGCGAGATCGACGTGATCGTCAATGAGGTGCTCCCCGAGCTGTGCGCGGGCGTTCCCGGCGCGGAGATCGGAATCACGACGCCCTATCGTCGCCAGGGCGATCAGCTCACCACGGCCCTGCGCTCGCGCGGGATCGAATCGGACACCGTGCACAAGTACCAGGGACGCGAGAAGCGCGTGGTCATAATGAGTGCCGTGCTCGATGACACCGCTTCAGGCCGCCGCGGTGTGCAGTTTGCCGATGACGCACGGCTGGTCAACGTCGCAGTGTCGCGGGCCTCCGAGCGGTTCATCCTTGTCACCGGCCATCGGATGCTGCCGACCAGCAGGAACCTGCGCGATCTCATGGGCTACATCCGGTACCGCGATCCAGCCCAGCTCGTCGACAGCGCGATCGTCTCGGTGTTCGACCTGCTGTACAGGGACTATTCGGCGCGGCTCCGGCCCCTCGCAGAACGACTCCGCGGGGACATCGCCCAGCGCTCGGAGGACATCGTCTGGACTGTAGTGCGTGAGCTGCTGGACCGCGAGCCGTACCTCGGCTTCAAGGCCGTCCCGCAGGTTCTGCTGCGTCACCTCGTGCCGGCCGGGGCCGATCTGAGCGAGCGCGAGGCGGAGTTCGTCCGACGCGGCTCCTCGGTGGACATCCTCGTGTACAACGGGATCACGCGCGTGCCGCTCCTCGCGATCGAGGTCGACGGCTTCGCGTTCCACGCGGACAGCCCCGTGCAGCGTGCCCGCGATGCTCTCAAGGATCGGATCCTGGGAGGCATCGGGCTGCCCCTGCTACGCCTCCCGACCACCGGCAGCGGCGAAGCCGAACTGATCAAGGCGGCGCTGGACCGCGCCCTCGAACGGACGGCCTAG
- a CDS encoding excalibur calcium-binding domain-containing protein, translating to MSRASKIWITLGSIVVGLILVGVIPVVVSVVAAVGFVIGLVWLFRRTKYVRRGPAVALVAGSLVVFGMSTAVAGSRSTPDTTPAAAIFAGSGAALLPTPTATAPSCATPAPTVTVTATATSTASSAASTAPLRNSGSATPSASGSACPTSTTTVFVALHHQNEVCTVDADRYAAAGVDLVCTKNAAGSLVWTDKTTADQRAADAKKAQDAEAARVAEEQRQAEAARQAQAQKPAPAAPAAPAAPAAPAPAPGPASVYYPNCAAAKAAGAAPLYAGQPGYRSGLDADHDGIACER from the coding sequence ATGAGCAGGGCATCGAAGATCTGGATCACTCTGGGAAGTATTGTCGTTGGGCTCATCCTGGTTGGGGTGATCCCGGTCGTCGTATCGGTGGTCGCCGCCGTCGGCTTCGTCATCGGGCTCGTCTGGCTGTTCCGCCGCACCAAGTACGTCCGCCGGGGTCCGGCCGTCGCCCTCGTGGCTGGATCGCTCGTCGTCTTCGGGATGAGCACGGCCGTGGCCGGGAGCCGATCGACACCAGACACGACGCCGGCGGCGGCAATCTTCGCCGGATCCGGCGCGGCGCTCTTGCCGACGCCGACCGCCACCGCGCCGTCCTGCGCAACACCAGCGCCGACGGTCACCGTGACGGCGACGGCGACGTCAACGGCGTCGTCCGCTGCGAGCACGGCACCGCTCCGGAACAGCGGGTCTGCGACGCCGTCCGCGTCCGGTTCGGCCTGCCCCACATCCACGACCACCGTGTTCGTGGCGCTCCATCACCAGAATGAGGTGTGCACGGTCGACGCCGACCGCTACGCCGCCGCCGGGGTTGATCTCGTCTGCACCAAGAACGCTGCGGGCAGCCTCGTATGGACGGACAAGACGACGGCGGATCAGCGCGCGGCAGATGCCAAGAAGGCCCAGGACGCCGAAGCCGCGCGCGTCGCCGAGGAGCAGCGCCAAGCGGAGGCCGCCCGGCAGGCGCAGGCACAGAAGCCTGCGCCGGCAGCCCCGGCAGCCCCGGCAGCCCCGGCAGCCCCGGCGCCCGCACCCGGACCGGCCAGCGTGTACTACCCGAACTGCGCTGCCGCGAAGGCCGCCGGCGCCGCCCCGCTCTACGCTGGCCAGCCGGGCTACAGGTCCGGACTGGATGCCGATCATGACGGAATCGCCTGCGAGCGGTAG